A section of the Clostridium felsineum DSM 794 genome encodes:
- a CDS encoding acyl-CoA dehydratase activase, protein MRTLGIDLGSREVKLAIMENNQIYDTFKISTISFYKNYCSYKDAKIQVDLNKLNLTYINNGISTGYGRNNTNLSLFKPINEIKAHVYGVMYQTKLKDFILLDIGGQDVKVAKVEDGFIKDLELNEKCAASSGRYLENMANVLEIPLDRMNSFYENPVKLNSTCAVFSESELIGKIAEGTTIERLCAGVNYSMYNKIKPLLTKFPAKTLVLTGGVANNYAIRKYLSNDYENIVVPNSPQFNGAIGCCYYGSKLNLEKA, encoded by the coding sequence TTGAGAACTTTAGGTATTGATCTTGGAAGTAGAGAAGTAAAACTGGCTATTATGGAAAATAATCAAATATATGATACTTTTAAAATAAGTACTATAAGCTTTTACAAAAATTATTGTTCTTATAAGGATGCAAAAATTCAAGTAGATTTAAACAAATTGAATTTAACCTATATTAATAATGGTATTTCAACTGGATATGGAAGGAATAATACAAATTTATCTCTTTTCAAACCTATAAATGAGATCAAAGCTCATGTATATGGAGTTATGTACCAAACAAAACTTAAAGATTTCATACTTCTTGATATTGGTGGTCAAGATGTTAAAGTAGCAAAAGTAGAAGATGGTTTTATAAAAGATTTAGAACTCAATGAAAAATGTGCGGCTTCCTCTGGACGTTATCTTGAAAACATGGCAAATGTTCTCGAAATACCTCTAGACAGAATGAATTCGTTTTATGAAAATCCAGTAAAATTAAACTCAACCTGTGCCGTTTTTTCTGAATCCGAGCTCATAGGAAAAATAGCTGAGGGAACTACTATTGAAAGACTTTGTGCCGGAGTTAACTACTCTATGTATAATAAGATAAAGCCTCTACTTACAAAATTTCCAGCAAAAACACTGGTGTTAACAGGCGGTGTTGCAAATAATTATGCAATTAGAAAATATCTTTCTAATGATTATGAAAATATAGTAGTGCCTAATAGCCCTCAATTCAATGGCGCAATTGGCTGTTGTTATTATGGTAGTAAATTAAATTTAGAAAAAGCTTAA
- a CDS encoding ferredoxin codes for MKAFVDKETCIGCGTCPAVCPEIFQMDDDGKAVADEAEVADDLKDSAKEAAESCPVDAIEIR; via the coding sequence ATGAAAGCATTTGTAGACAAAGAAACCTGTATTGGCTGCGGAACATGTCCTGCAGTATGTCCAGAAATATTCCAAATGGATGATGATGGTAAAGCTGTTGCTGATGAAGCAGAAGTCGCAGATGATTTAAAAGACTCTGCGAAAGAAGCAGCTGAATCATGTCCTGTTGACGCTATTGAAATAAGATAA
- a CDS encoding ABC transporter ATP-binding protein, whose protein sequence is MAKNDEVLIEVKNLKKYFNVGHGAILKAVDDVSFTINKGETLGLVGESGCGKTTCGRTVLGLYEATEGEVNYDGVNIHSLKGRSKKEFSKKAQMIFQDPYACLNPRMTVGDIIAEGIDIHGLYKGEERTKKIYEMLDHVGLNREHASRFPHEFSGGQRQRIGIARALAINPEFIVCDEPISALDVSIQAQIVNLLIKLQREMGFTYLFIAHDLSMVKHISDRVGVMYLGTMVEFAASHDLYENPLHPYTKALMSAIPIPDPKVEKTRQRIKLEGEVPSPINPKPGCRFAARCKQAKPECSTTRPEFKEIEKGHFVSCHLY, encoded by the coding sequence ATGGCTAAAAATGATGAAGTATTAATTGAGGTTAAGAACCTAAAGAAATATTTTAATGTTGGTCACGGAGCAATACTTAAAGCTGTAGATGATGTTAGTTTCACAATCAATAAAGGTGAAACCTTAGGGCTTGTTGGAGAATCAGGTTGTGGTAAAACAACCTGTGGAAGAACAGTATTGGGTTTATATGAAGCTACAGAAGGTGAAGTAAACTATGATGGAGTAAACATACATAGTTTAAAAGGAAGATCTAAGAAGGAATTTAGTAAGAAAGCTCAGATGATTTTCCAGGATCCGTATGCATGTTTAAATCCAAGAATGACAGTAGGAGACATAATAGCAGAAGGAATAGATATTCATGGTTTATATAAAGGTGAAGAAAGAACTAAGAAAATATATGAAATGTTAGATCATGTTGGACTTAATAGAGAGCATGCATCAAGATTTCCTCATGAATTTTCCGGAGGACAAAGACAGAGAATAGGAATTGCAAGAGCACTAGCTATAAATCCAGAATTTATAGTATGTGACGAACCAATATCCGCACTTGATGTTTCTATACAAGCACAAATAGTAAATCTTCTTATTAAGCTTCAGAGGGAAATGGGCTTTACATATCTTTTTATAGCTCATGACTTATCAATGGTAAAACATATTTCGGATAGAGTTGGAGTAATGTATTTAGGGACAATGGTAGAGTTTGCAGCAAGTCATGATTTATATGAAAATCCGCTGCATCCATATACAAAGGCACTTATGTCAGCAATACCGATACCAGATCCTAAGGTTGAGAAAACGAGACAAAGGATAAAGCTTGAGGGAGAAGTACCAAGCCCGATAAATCCTAAACCAGGCTGTAGATTTGCAGCAAGATGCAAACAAGCAAAACCGGAATGTAGTACTACAAGACCAGAATTTAAAGAAATTGAAAAGGGACACTTTGTAAGCTGTCATTTATATTAA
- a CDS encoding ABC transporter permease, whose protein sequence is MLKYTLKRFVYMIVTIWIVITLTFVMMHSIPGNPFSTGRSLPKQTKINLNKKYGLDKPLTAQYGIFLENLVFHGSLGESYTYPGLTVNSVIAERAPVSAALGAEALIFALVVGMIFGIIAAFRRNHWQDYLVMIIAILGIAIPSFVLAALLQYFLTVKIEVLPTSGWGSFNYTILPALSLSLGIIAVYARYMRSSCIDVLGQDYIMTAKAKGVSKVPLVWKHVIRNAILPAITILGQQIAAVLTGTFVIESVFSIPGIGRYFVTSITNRDYPIILGTTIFVAVVYIISVYLVDIIYSLVDPRIRLSSNKK, encoded by the coding sequence ATGCTGAAATATACGCTTAAAAGATTTGTGTATATGATAGTAACTATTTGGATAGTTATTACATTAACGTTTGTAATGATGCACTCTATACCAGGTAATCCATTTTCAACAGGAAGAAGCTTACCTAAGCAAACTAAAATCAATTTAAACAAAAAATATGGTTTAGATAAGCCGTTAACTGCACAATATGGAATATTCCTAGAAAACTTAGTTTTTCATGGGAGTTTAGGAGAATCATATACATATCCTGGTTTAACTGTTAACAGTGTAATAGCAGAGAGAGCGCCAGTTTCTGCAGCGCTAGGAGCTGAAGCACTTATATTTGCTTTGGTTGTTGGTATGATATTTGGAATTATAGCAGCTTTTAGGAGAAACCACTGGCAGGATTACTTAGTAATGATAATAGCAATTTTAGGTATAGCAATACCATCCTTTGTTTTAGCAGCTTTGCTACAGTATTTTTTAACAGTAAAAATAGAAGTATTACCAACCTCAGGTTGGGGAAGCTTCAATTATACAATATTACCAGCACTTTCCTTAAGCTTAGGAATAATAGCCGTTTACGCAAGATATATGAGAAGTAGTTGTATAGATGTTTTGGGACAAGATTATATTATGACAGCGAAAGCTAAAGGTGTTTCCAAAGTACCACTTGTATGGAAACATGTTATAAGAAATGCCATTTTACCTGCTATTACTATATTAGGACAGCAGATTGCAGCTGTTTTAACTGGAACCTTTGTTATAGAATCAGTGTTTTCTATACCAGGAATAGGAAGATATTTTGTTACTTCAATAACAAATAGAGATTATCCAATTATACTTGGAACCACTATATTTGTTGCAGTGGTATATATAATATCAGTTTACTTAGTAGACATAATATATAGTTTAGTAGATCCAAGAATAAGATTGAGCAGTAACAAAAAATAG
- the folE gene encoding GTP cyclohydrolase I FolE encodes MSIDTKAIEKHIRGILLALGDDPDREGLKETPKRVAKMYEEVFEGMNYSNEAIAEMFNKTFEEDLKENEEDNIVLVKDIEIFSHCEHHMTLMYNMKVAVAYIPNKRLIGLSKIARIADMVSKRLQLQERIGKDIAEIMEKITNSRDVAVIIQGEHGCMTSRGIKRPGTKTTTMTLKGKFKTDDSLVNKLMALYKA; translated from the coding sequence ATGTCTATTGATACAAAAGCAATTGAAAAGCACATAAGAGGAATTCTTTTAGCCTTAGGAGATGATCCTGATAGAGAAGGTCTTAAAGAGACACCAAAAAGAGTAGCTAAAATGTACGAAGAAGTTTTTGAAGGAATGAATTATTCAAATGAGGCTATCGCCGAAATGTTTAACAAAACCTTCGAGGAAGATTTAAAGGAAAACGAAGAAGATAATATAGTTCTTGTAAAAGACATTGAGATATTTAGCCACTGCGAACACCATATGACACTTATGTATAACATGAAGGTTGCAGTAGCATATATACCAAATAAACGTCTAATTGGCCTTAGCAAAATAGCTAGAATAGCAGATATGGTTTCAAAAAGACTTCAGCTTCAAGAAAGAATAGGAAAAGATATCGCTGAAATAATGGAGAAAATAACAAACTCAAGAGATGTAGCCGTTATTATACAGGGTGAACATGGTTGCATGACGTCAAGAGGAATAAAAAGACCAGGAACAAAAACTACAACAATGACACTTAAAGGTAAATTTAAGACTGATGATTCTTTAGTAAATAAACTTATGGCATTATATAAAGCCTAA
- the queE gene encoding putative 7-carboxy-7-deazaguanine synthase QueE, whose protein sequence is MNYKVVEKFISINGEGLKAGKLSTFIRFAGCNLNCVYCDTKWANEENVKYTLMTENEIYSYIKETGVKNVTLTGGEPLLQNNIKELLSLLSSNNDLNVEIETNGSINLEAFLDYKNMPSFTMDYKLPDSGMETFMKTSNFKFLTMKDVIKFVVSSLKDLEKVTELIKEFKLTHKTNVYISPVFGKISPETIVEFMKNNKLNDVTLQIQIHKIIWNPNKRGV, encoded by the coding sequence ATGAACTATAAAGTAGTTGAAAAATTTATAAGCATAAATGGGGAAGGTTTAAAAGCCGGCAAACTTTCTACCTTTATACGTTTCGCAGGCTGTAATCTAAACTGTGTTTACTGTGATACAAAATGGGCTAACGAAGAAAATGTAAAATATACCTTGATGACGGAAAATGAAATATACTCGTATATAAAAGAAACTGGCGTTAAAAATGTAACTTTGACCGGAGGAGAACCACTTCTCCAAAATAATATTAAGGAACTTTTAAGTCTACTTTCTTCAAATAATGACTTAAATGTGGAAATAGAAACTAATGGAAGTATAAATTTAGAAGCGTTTTTAGACTATAAAAACATGCCTTCCTTCACTATGGATTACAAATTACCAGATAGCGGTATGGAAACTTTTATGAAAACCTCAAATTTTAAGTTTCTTACTATGAAAGATGTGATAAAATTTGTAGTAAGTTCTTTAAAGGATTTAGAAAAAGTCACAGAATTGATAAAAGAATTTAAGCTTACACATAAAACAAATGTATACATTAGTCCTGTTTTTGGAAAAATTTCTCCTGAGACTATTGTGGAATTTATGAAAAATAACAAGCTTAACGATGTAACACTACAAATACAAATCCATAAAATCATATGGAATCCCAATAAAAGAGGTGTATAA
- the queD gene encoding 6-carboxytetrahydropterin synthase QueD, with translation MYIVKIENSFDSAHFLSNYDGKCANIHGHRWKIEVEIQAKTLINDMVEDFTILKKKIKEVIDFYDHALIIEKNTLRELTYNCLIEDGFRIIELPFRPTAENFSKFFFDEIERLNYDVRKITVYETPNNSASYVKEV, from the coding sequence ATGTATATTGTAAAAATAGAAAATAGTTTTGACAGCGCACATTTTCTTAGTAATTACGATGGTAAATGTGCAAATATTCATGGACACAGATGGAAAATCGAAGTGGAAATTCAAGCTAAAACCTTAATTAATGATATGGTTGAGGACTTCACTATTTTAAAGAAGAAAATTAAAGAAGTTATAGATTTCTACGACCATGCTCTAATAATAGAGAAAAATACTCTTAGAGAATTGACTTATAATTGTCTTATAGAAGATGGTTTTAGAATTATAGAATTACCCTTTAGACCAACAGCAGAAAATTTTTCAAAATTCTTTTTTGATGAAATAGAAAGATTAAACTATGATGTACGAAAAATAACAGTATATGAAACACCAAATAATAGTGCTTCGTATGTAAAAGAGGTATAG
- a CDS encoding ABC transporter ATP-binding protein, with translation MEKILDVKNLKVSYHTYAGEVQSVRGISFYLNKSETLAIVGESGCGKSVTSKSIMRLIDCPPGEIKKGSEIYFGEKDILKMGEKELGKLRGGDISMIFQDPMTSLNPTMKVGKQIAESIMIHRGLKEKEAFAEAIKMLEAVNIPNADRRANQYPHQFSGGMRQRAMIAIALACNPKILIADEPTTALDVTIQAQIMDLMKELQEKLGTAIILITHDLGVVASVAHRIQVMYSGLIVERGTTDEIFGNPQHPYTWALLQSVPRLDTANKGELYSLNGTPPDLLKPPAGCPFAARCKYCMQICKEEMPKETKVTDTHSVSCWLKDARAPKVESPIKTGGAE, from the coding sequence ATGGAAAAAATATTAGATGTTAAAAATCTAAAGGTATCGTATCACACTTATGCAGGAGAAGTTCAATCTGTAAGAGGTATAAGCTTTTATTTAAATAAAAGTGAAACTTTAGCAATAGTTGGAGAATCAGGCTGTGGAAAATCAGTTACATCTAAGTCAATAATGAGATTAATAGATTGTCCGCCAGGAGAGATAAAAAAGGGATCCGAAATTTATTTCGGAGAAAAAGATATATTAAAAATGGGAGAAAAGGAGCTTGGTAAGCTTAGAGGTGGAGATATAAGTATGATCTTCCAAGATCCTATGACATCTTTAAATCCTACAATGAAGGTTGGAAAACAAATAGCAGAAAGTATAATGATTCATAGAGGACTTAAGGAAAAAGAAGCTTTTGCGGAAGCTATAAAAATGCTTGAAGCGGTTAACATACCAAATGCGGACAGAAGAGCTAATCAATATCCTCATCAATTTTCAGGAGGAATGAGACAAAGAGCTATGATAGCTATAGCCTTAGCTTGTAATCCTAAGATATTAATAGCAGACGAGCCAACAACAGCATTAGATGTTACAATTCAAGCTCAGATAATGGATCTTATGAAGGAGCTTCAAGAAAAGCTTGGAACGGCTATTATACTTATAACACATGATTTAGGAGTAGTTGCTAGTGTAGCACATAGAATACAAGTAATGTATTCTGGACTTATAGTAGAAAGAGGAACTACAGACGAAATCTTTGGAAATCCACAGCATCCATACACTTGGGCATTGCTTCAATCAGTACCAAGACTTGATACAGCAAATAAAGGAGAATTATATTCCTTAAATGGAACACCACCAGACTTACTTAAACCACCAGCAGGATGTCCATTTGCAGCAAGATGTAAGTACTGCATGCAAATTTGTAAGGAAGAAATGCCAAAGGAAACTAAGGTGACGGATACACATTCAGTTAGCTGCTGGCTTAAGGATGCAAGGGCACCAAAAGTGGAATCACCTATTAAAACAGGAGGTGCAGAGTAA
- a CDS encoding 2-hydroxyacyl-CoA dehydratase family protein, with translation MKKIGLTTTVPIEVLLTAGYTPIDLNNVFVGSTDYSKYIDLAEKDGFPKSLCAWIKGIYGACISNNIKEIVGVHDGDCSNTKALTEVLSMKGIKVYPFSYPSSHSLKDVKRELNTFMDLFHVTLEEVEKTKDKLNKLRKLGIEIDRLTFEDNKATALENHIWQISFSDLNGNIDNFSNDLTSVIETIKKREPHYSKLRLGYIGVPPMTTDIYDFVTNFDAKIVYNEVQREFAFPRALKAKNIYEQYLDYTYPYDVYFRIDEINKQIKNREIDGIIHYTQAFCYRTIQDIVIKEKLNAPVINIEGDRLNQLDARTKLRLEAFLDMLLDAKEGIF, from the coding sequence ATGAAAAAAATAGGTCTAACTACAACAGTTCCAATCGAAGTATTACTAACGGCCGGATACACTCCTATTGATTTAAACAACGTTTTTGTAGGCTCAACTGATTATTCTAAATACATTGATTTAGCCGAAAAAGATGGATTTCCTAAAAGCCTTTGTGCTTGGATAAAGGGGATATACGGAGCTTGTATTAGTAATAACATAAAAGAAATTGTTGGCGTTCATGATGGTGATTGTTCAAATACAAAAGCATTAACAGAAGTTCTTTCCATGAAAGGTATAAAAGTATATCCCTTTTCATATCCTTCAAGTCATAGCCTAAAGGATGTTAAACGTGAGCTTAATACTTTTATGGATTTATTTCATGTAACTTTAGAAGAAGTTGAAAAAACAAAAGACAAACTAAATAAATTAAGAAAACTAGGTATAGAAATAGATAGACTAACCTTTGAAGATAATAAAGCCACTGCACTTGAAAATCATATATGGCAAATATCCTTTAGCGATTTAAATGGTAATATTGATAATTTTAGTAACGATCTAACATCCGTCATAGAAACTATCAAAAAAAGAGAACCACATTATTCAAAGCTTCGTTTAGGTTATATAGGTGTACCTCCTATGACAACTGATATATATGATTTTGTTACCAACTTTGATGCAAAAATCGTATACAATGAGGTTCAAAGAGAATTTGCCTTTCCTCGTGCTTTAAAAGCCAAAAATATATATGAGCAATATTTAGACTACACCTATCCTTATGATGTTTATTTTAGAATAGATGAAATAAACAAACAAATTAAAAATCGTGAGATCGATGGCATAATTCATTATACACAAGCATTTTGCTACAGAACTATCCAAGATATTGTAATAAAGGAGAAGCTTAACGCACCTGTTATAAATATAGAAGGTGACAGGCTAAATCAATTAGATGCTAGAACCAAACTAAGACTTGAAGCTTTCTTGGACATGCTTCTTGATGCTAAGGAGGGAATCTTTTGA
- the queC gene encoding 7-cyano-7-deazaguanine synthase QueC → MEISINKEKALVVFSGGQDSTTCLFLAKKKYKEVIAVSFDYNQKHKLELECAKDICKKYGVEHHILDMKLLNQLAPNSLTRTDIKVDENAPKEGTPNTFVDGRNLLFLTFAAVFAKQRGINNIITGVSQSDFSGYPDCRDVFIKSLNVTLNLAMDYQFVLITPLMWIDKAETWKLADDLGVLDIVKNETLTCYNGIKGNGCGNCPACKLRKHGYVEFKKLYK, encoded by the coding sequence ATGGAAATAAGTATAAATAAAGAAAAAGCTCTTGTAGTATTTAGTGGAGGTCAGGACAGCACTACTTGTTTATTTTTAGCAAAGAAAAAATATAAAGAAGTTATAGCTGTATCCTTCGATTATAATCAAAAACATAAACTTGAGCTTGAATGCGCAAAGGATATATGTAAAAAATACGGAGTTGAACATCATATTTTAGATATGAAGCTTCTAAATCAATTGGCTCCTAATTCATTAACTAGAACTGACATAAAAGTAGATGAAAATGCTCCTAAAGAAGGAACTCCTAACACTTTTGTAGATGGAAGAAATTTATTATTTTTAACCTTTGCAGCTGTATTTGCGAAACAAAGAGGTATAAATAACATAATAACAGGAGTATCTCAAAGTGATTTTAGTGGTTATCCTGATTGTAGAGATGTTTTTATAAAATCCTTAAATGTTACTCTTAATTTAGCTATGGATTATCAATTTGTTTTAATAACGCCACTTATGTGGATAGACAAAGCTGAAACTTGGAAATTAGCTGACGATTTAGGAGTTTTAGACATAGTAAAAAATGAAACCTTAACTTGTTATAATGGAATTAAAGGTAATGGCTGTGGAAATTGCCCAGCTTGCAAACTTAGAAAACATGGATATGTAGAATTCAAGAAATTGTATAAATAA
- a CDS encoding helix-turn-helix domain-containing protein — protein MNKKRCLTPFAIACKKVMLEKGMSQTELAKKVGTSTKYLDLVFHGERAGKKYMVAIVKELNINIDTKILNG, from the coding sequence ATGAATAAAAAAAGATGTCTTACTCCGTTTGCTATAGCGTGTAAAAAGGTGATGCTTGAGAAGGGTATGTCACAGACGGAATTGGCAAAAAAGGTAGGTACAAGTACTAAGTATTTAGATTTGGTGTTTCACGGAGAGAGAGCGGGTAAGAAGTATATGGTAGCAATTGTTAAAGAATTAAATATTAATATTGATACAAAAATTTTAAATGGTTAA
- a CDS encoding peptide ABC transporter substrate-binding protein — MKSKKLLSVLLAAAVVSTVALTGCGGSSSATSAADKDQHLNVEVPASDVKTLDPSKGSDGYSAYILQETMEALGRNEVKNGKQVMTAAGAKSWSQSSDGLTWTFKLRDNKWSDGKPVTADQYVYALKRSLDAKTASEYAYLLIGAGIKNADDVNHGKMSTDQLGVSAPDSKTLVINLSHPCAYFEKLLSFKFFIPQREDMVEKAGSKYGSAANTLVYNGPFKMTSMVSGNKMELVKNDQYWDKNSVKLDKVTVYFMDDSNTMMNSLQSGQIDIADTSRPEWTDRLKKTGKFNNITGDVPVDSYIAFNNQDKNKLLTNAKIRKAISLAINREDYLKTIGHGLGKVSYAWVPEAVQLGNDNYRDKANVSLKDSKEDPKELFKQGLKELGMDTDLSKVVLTDEEAGTDEKHKQEGDYFINQFKKTLGITLKVDYKEWKQFLQDEEDLNYEMQSGEMWSADYDDPMTFMDMWETDAAKTTNGYSNKEYDALIEAAKTEKDQSKRLDDFKKAEDLLINKDASIAPTYSQGMNIFAYKYVKGLQTPAFAASGSRDVEFKYAYISGKNK, encoded by the coding sequence ATGAAAAGTAAAAAATTATTGTCAGTACTATTAGCAGCTGCAGTTGTTTCAACAGTAGCTTTAACTGGCTGTGGAGGCTCTTCTTCAGCAACGTCAGCAGCAGATAAGGATCAGCACTTAAATGTTGAGGTTCCAGCATCAGATGTAAAAACGCTTGATCCATCAAAAGGATCAGATGGATATTCTGCATATATACTACAGGAGACAATGGAGGCTCTTGGCAGAAATGAAGTTAAAAATGGTAAACAGGTAATGACGGCAGCAGGCGCTAAGAGTTGGTCACAATCATCAGATGGACTTACATGGACTTTCAAGTTAAGAGATAATAAATGGTCAGACGGAAAACCTGTTACAGCAGATCAATATGTATATGCACTTAAAAGAAGCTTGGATGCTAAAACAGCTTCAGAATATGCATATTTATTAATAGGAGCAGGAATTAAAAATGCAGATGACGTAAATCATGGCAAAATGTCAACAGATCAATTAGGAGTAAGTGCTCCAGATTCAAAGACCCTTGTAATAAATTTATCACATCCATGTGCATATTTTGAAAAATTACTTAGTTTCAAGTTCTTTATACCACAAAGAGAAGATATGGTTGAAAAAGCAGGATCAAAATATGGTTCAGCTGCGAATACTTTAGTTTATAATGGACCATTTAAAATGACTTCTATGGTTAGTGGAAATAAAATGGAACTCGTTAAGAATGATCAATATTGGGATAAAAATAGCGTAAAGCTTGATAAAGTAACAGTGTATTTTATGGATGATTCAAATACAATGATGAACTCACTTCAAAGTGGTCAAATTGACATTGCAGATACATCTAGACCTGAATGGACTGATAGGCTTAAGAAAACTGGAAAGTTTAATAATATAACAGGAGATGTTCCAGTTGATTCATATATAGCATTTAACAATCAAGACAAAAATAAGTTACTTACAAATGCTAAAATAAGAAAAGCAATATCTCTTGCCATTAATAGAGAAGATTACCTTAAAACTATTGGACATGGGTTAGGAAAAGTTTCATATGCGTGGGTTCCAGAGGCTGTTCAATTAGGAAATGATAATTATAGAGATAAGGCAAATGTATCATTAAAAGATAGTAAAGAAGATCCTAAGGAATTATTTAAACAAGGATTAAAAGAACTTGGAATGGATACTGATTTAAGTAAAGTAGTATTGACAGATGAAGAAGCAGGAACAGATGAGAAACACAAACAAGAAGGAGACTATTTTATAAATCAATTTAAAAAGACGCTTGGAATTACTTTAAAGGTTGATTATAAAGAGTGGAAGCAATTCTTACAAGATGAAGAAGATTTAAATTACGAAATGCAGAGTGGAGAAATGTGGTCTGCAGATTATGATGACCCTATGACATTTATGGATATGTGGGAAACTGATGCAGCAAAAACTACAAATGGATATTCCAATAAAGAATACGATGCATTAATAGAAGCTGCAAAGACTGAAAAGGATCAAAGTAAAAGATTAGACGACTTTAAGAAAGCAGAAGATTTGCTTATCAATAAAGATGCCTCAATTGCACCAACTTACAGCCAAGGAATGAACATATTTGCATATAAATATGTTAAGGGTCTTCAAACACCAGCATTTGCAGCAAGCGGATCAAGAGATGTAGAGTTCAAATATGCATATATTTCAGGAAAAAATAAATAA
- a CDS encoding ABC transporter permease: MAENSSEKFKIIGCENNNSEEIVRKNVTYWQDAWRRLRQNKVAVISLALLIVIILLAIIGPMIRPFTTNDVNDSIKNIGSNSTHWLGTDDLGRDLWVRLWVGTRSSIIIGIVGAAIELVIGALYGGISGYFGGIVDDIMMRIIEILNSIPYLILVLIVIIVLNSTGIIPLIIGMTLTGWVGMARIVRGQVLSIKEQEYVLAAKTLGAGSFRIIMKHLLPNVIGVMIVDVTFAVPSYIFAEAFLSYIGLGVKPPSTSLGALCSSGQSNLMFYPYQLFWPSLIICLIMLTFNLLGDGLSEALDPKQRQ; the protein is encoded by the coding sequence ATGGCTGAGAATTCAAGTGAAAAGTTTAAAATTATTGGATGTGAAAATAACAATTCAGAAGAAATAGTCAGAAAAAACGTAACCTATTGGCAAGATGCATGGAGGAGACTTAGACAAAATAAAGTTGCAGTAATCTCTTTAGCATTATTAATTGTAATAATACTTTTGGCAATAATAGGACCAATGATTAGACCATTTACAACTAATGATGTAAATGACTCTATAAAGAATATTGGCTCAAATTCAACTCATTGGTTAGGAACTGATGATCTTGGAAGAGATTTGTGGGTTAGACTTTGGGTTGGAACAAGATCTTCTATAATAATAGGTATAGTTGGAGCAGCAATAGAGCTCGTTATAGGTGCTTTATACGGAGGAATTTCTGGATATTTTGGTGGAATTGTTGATGATATAATGATGAGAATTATAGAAATACTAAATAGTATACCATATTTAATTTTAGTATTGATAGTTATAATTGTTTTAAATAGTACAGGAATAATACCTTTAATAATTGGTATGACCTTAACTGGTTGGGTTGGTATGGCGAGAATTGTAAGAGGACAAGTTCTTTCTATAAAAGAACAAGAATATGTACTTGCAGCTAAGACTTTAGGAGCAGGCTCCTTTAGAATAATAATGAAACATTTACTTCCAAACGTTATTGGAGTAATGATAGTTGATGTAACCTTTGCAGTTCCAAGTTACATTTTTGCAGAAGCATTTTTAAGTTATATAGGACTAGGAGTTAAACCCCCAAGTACAAGCCTTGGAGCATTATGTTCTAGTGGTCAATCTAATCTAATGTTCTATCCATATCAATTATTTTGGCCTTCACTAATAATATGTCTTATAATGCTTACGTTTAATCTTTTAGGTGATGGTTTATCTGAAGCCCTTGATCCTAAGCAGAGACAGTAG